A portion of the Oncorhynchus masou masou isolate Uvic2021 chromosome 11, UVic_Omas_1.1, whole genome shotgun sequence genome contains these proteins:
- the ywhag1 gene encoding 14-3-3 protein gamma-1, with protein sequence MVDREQLVQKARLAEQAERYDDMAAAMKSVTELNEALSNEERNLLSVAYKNVVGARRSSWRVISSIEQKTSADGNEKKMEMVRAYREKIEKELETVCRDVLNLLDNFLIKNCNETQHESKVFYLKMKGDYYRYLAEVATGEKRVGVVESSEKSYSEAHEISKEHMQPTHPIRLGLALNYSVFYYEIQNAPEQACHLAKTAFDDAIAELDTLNEDSYKDSTLIMQLLRDNLTLWTSDQQDDEGGETNN encoded by the exons ATGGTTGATCGCGAGCAACTGGTGCAGAAAGCCAGGCTGGCCGAACAGGCTGAAAGATATGATGATATGGCAGCAGCCATGAAATCG GTGACAGAGTTGAATGAGGCCTTGTCCAATGAGGAGAGGAACCTGCTCTCTGTGGCCTATAAGAATGTGGTAGGGGCACGGCGCTCGTCCTGGCGTGTCATCTCCAGCATCGAGCAGAAGACCTCGGCGGACGGCAACGAGAAGAAGATGGAGATGGTGCGTGCGTACCGCGAGAAGATCGAGAAGGAGCTGGAGACCGTGTGTCGGGACGTGCTCAACCTCCTGGACAACTTCCTGATCAAGAACTGCAACGAGACGCAGCACGAGAGCAAGGTGTTTTACCTGAAGATGAAGGGCGACTACTACCGCTACCTGGCCGAGGTGGCCACGGGCGAGAAGAGGGTCGGCGTGGTGGAGTCCTCTGAGAAGTCCTACAGCGAGGCCCATGAGATCAGCAAGGAGCACATGCAGCCCACCCACCCTATCCGCCTGGGTCTGGCCCTCAACTACTCCGTGTTCTACTACGAGATCCAAAATGCACCTGAGCAGGCCTGCCACTTGGCCAAGACCGCCTTCGATGACGCCATCGCTGAGCTGGACACCCTGAACGAAGACTCCTACAAAGACTCTACCCTCATCATGCAGCTGCTACGAGACAACTTGACACTCTGGACCAGCGACCAGCAGGATGACGAGGGTGGTGAGACCAACAACTAG
- the LOC135547989 gene encoding scavenger receptor cysteine-rich domain-containing group B protein — protein MRGQRVADCVRRPCGGWTVVVWLLLSLLGSLLLVGISGILQIDMTKISRRAISTNSTTTMTAMKTTHSQVRLVNGRNRCEGRVEVWHNGTWGTVCDDDWDMVDANVVCRQLDCGLAMAVGSISEYGQGSGPVLLDNVDCKGGETDLGQCGSLGWGIHNCYHYEDVSVTCKDTSVLESRGMGEPTTPSRRNSGLRDGTIRLVGGVDYCQGRVEVYYRGSWGTVCDDDWGMRDAGVVCQQIYCGHAVSSTTNAYFGYGTGLILLDNVNCNGYENQLSKCYSLGWGIHNCGHHEDAGVICSGSGSTTVPPMNTETMGMGRGFFQTASTAVTDQTELVTEATTAVTTVAMTTRERPTIRVVNGNSSCQGRVEVFHNNQWGTVCDDDWDLPNAQVVCRHLGCGPAISAKVLAYFGYGSGPILLDNVDCRGSEGELSACFHLGWGQHNCGHHEDAGVICTPFQLLGPGNDRGMTEGTPTTRPPSEGLARLVGGQHRCEGRVEMFSGAEWGTVCDDAWDMPDAQVVCRQLGCGEAATARVEAFFGPGSGTILLDNLKCSGSEASLQQCSHISWEVHNCDHSEDAGVTCSLS, from the exons ATGCGAGGGCAGCGCGTAGCAGATTGTGTGCGTAGACCATGTGGAGGCTGGACAGTGGTTGTCTGGCTGCTGTTGTCCCTGCTAGGTTCCCTACTACTGGTGGGCATCAGTGGGATTCTGCAGATCG ATATGACCAAAATCAGCAGACGAGCCATATCCA CCAATAGCACGACGACGATGACTGCCATGAAGACAACGCATTCTCAAG tgCGTCTGGTGAACGGGCGTAACAGGTGTGAGGGGCGTGTGGAGGTTTGGCACAACGGGACATGGGGTACAGTGTGTGATGACGACTGGGACATGGTAGATGCCAACGTGGTGTGTCGGCAGTTGGACTGTGGTCTGGCCATGGCGGTGGGCAGCATCTCAGAGTATGGCCAGGGCTCAGGGCCCGTCCTGCTGGACAATGTAGACTGCAAAGGAGGGGAGACAGACCTGGGACAGTGTGGAAGTCTGGGCTGGGGCATCCACAACTGTTACCACTATGAGGACGTGTCTGTCACATGCAAAG ataCATCAGTGCTGGAGTCACGGGGCATGGGCGAGCCCACCACTCCCTCTAGGAGAAACTCAGGGTTAA GAGATGGTACAATCCGGTTAGTTGGTGGAGTGGACTACTGCCAGGGACGGGTGGAGGTCTACTACCGTGGCAGCTGGGGGACGGTGTGTGATGATGACTGGGGTATGAGAGACGCAGGGGTGGTGTGCCAGCAGATATACTGTGGCCATGCCGTTTCCTCCACCACCAACGCCTATTTTGGCTACGGGACAGGCCTGATTCTACTGGACAACGTCAACTGTAATGGCTACGAGAACCAGCTGAGTAAGTGCTACAGCCTGGGCTGGGGGATACACAACTGTGGACATCATGAGGACGCTGGGGTTATCTGTTCAG GCTCAGGATCCACTACCGTTCCTCCTATGAACACTGAAACCATGGGCATGGGAAGGGGATTCTTTCAGACTGCCAGCACTGCAG TAACCGACCAAACAGAATTAGTCACCGAAGCAACTACGGCTGTGACAACGGTTGCTATGACAACAAGAG agCGGCCCACCATCCGCGTGGTGAATGGTAACAGCAGCTGCCAGGGCCGTGTGGAGGTGTTCCACAACAACCAGTGGGGCACGGTGTGTGACGATGACTGGGATCTGCCCAATGCCCAAGTGGTGTGTAGGCATCTGGGCTGTGGCCCTGCCATCTCTGCCAAGGTCCTGGCCTACTTCGGCTACGGCTCTGGCCCCATCCTACTGGACAATGTGGACTGTAGGGGCAGTGAAGGGGAGCTGTCGGCTTGTTTCCACCTGGGCTGGGGACAGCACAACTGTGGACATCATGAAGATGCTGGAGTCATCTGTACAC ccTTTCAGCTTCTGGGACCTGGAAATGACAGAGGGATGACAGAGGGAACGCCCACCACTAGACCACCAAGTGAAG gcCTGGCGAGGTTGGTGGGCGGGCAGCACCGCTGCGAGGGCCGGGTGGAGATGTTCTCAGGGGCGGAATGGGGTACGGTGTGCGACGATGCCTGGGACATGCCTGATGCCCAGGTGGTGTGTCGCCAGCTGGGCTGTGGGGAGGCTGCTACGGCCCGTGTGGAGGCCTTCTTTGGGCCCGGCAGCGGCACCATCCTCCTGGACAATCTGAAATGCAGCGGCTCTGAGGCCTCGCTCCAGCAGTGCTCCCACATATCCTGGGAAGTGCACAACTGTGACCACTCTGAAGACGCCGGCGTCACCTGCTCACTGTCGTGA